Proteins found in one Nocardia brasiliensis ATCC 700358 genomic segment:
- a CDS encoding histidine phosphatase family protein produces the protein MHKVLRLDLVSHGMTEAMRKARFPVDESLTEAGRRAISGSTALAAPRVLTGPERRTVETAALLGLPGEEDTRLRDLDAGAWRGGALMSVPQDELYAWLTDPKFRGHGGESVVDVIERTRYWMAEIASEGKSTIAVTHPAVIRAALLVTLDAPPKSFWRIDIPPGSVTRLHYRGEWTLHFTA, from the coding sequence GTGCACAAGGTGCTGAGACTCGACCTGGTCAGCCATGGAATGACCGAGGCGATGCGGAAGGCACGTTTTCCAGTCGACGAATCGCTGACCGAAGCAGGCCGCCGCGCCATCTCCGGCAGCACCGCGCTGGCCGCTCCCCGGGTGCTCACCGGTCCGGAACGCCGGACGGTCGAAACGGCAGCGCTGCTGGGCCTGCCGGGCGAAGAGGACACCCGGCTACGTGATCTGGACGCGGGGGCCTGGCGCGGTGGCGCACTGATGTCGGTGCCGCAGGATGAGCTGTACGCGTGGCTCACCGACCCGAAGTTCCGCGGCCACGGCGGTGAGTCCGTGGTGGACGTGATCGAGCGGACCAGGTACTGGATGGCCGAGATCGCTTCCGAGGGGAAATCCACCATTGCCGTCACCCACCCCGCGGTGATCCGCGCGGCGCTGCTGGTGACGCTGGACGCGCCGCCGAAGTCGTTCTGGCGGATCGATATTCCGCCGGGCAGTGTCACCCGGCTGCACTACCGCGGGGAATGGACGCTGCACTTCACCGCATGA
- a CDS encoding TetR/AcrR family transcriptional regulator, with the protein MARLTRSESQARTRADLIATARDLFLADGYASTSLERVAEEAGYSKGAVYSNFRTKKELGLEVLELIHATKFQEVTDLLAVSDDFEERLERFQEWAEHTVGDVGWTMLEFEFATVARDDPALQAALVSSLSVLRGAVAAQVQTLADTIGIELPVPVEDAATGILSMGIGLGMQRAIDPSIPARLITDALRMLLTLGTGPLATKSAAT; encoded by the coding sequence ATGGCACGACTGACCCGATCCGAGAGCCAGGCCCGCACCCGCGCGGACTTGATCGCCACGGCCCGCGACCTCTTCCTGGCCGACGGCTACGCCAGCACCAGCCTGGAACGGGTCGCCGAGGAGGCCGGGTACTCCAAGGGCGCCGTCTACTCGAACTTCCGCACCAAGAAGGAACTCGGCCTCGAGGTGCTCGAGCTGATCCACGCGACCAAGTTCCAAGAGGTGACCGACCTGCTCGCGGTGAGCGACGACTTCGAGGAGCGGCTCGAGCGATTCCAGGAGTGGGCCGAGCACACCGTCGGCGACGTCGGATGGACCATGCTCGAATTCGAATTCGCCACCGTCGCCCGGGACGACCCGGCACTGCAGGCGGCGCTCGTGTCCAGCCTCAGCGTGCTGCGCGGCGCCGTTGCCGCGCAGGTCCAGACGCTGGCCGACACGATCGGGATAGAGCTGCCGGTGCCGGTCGAGGACGCCGCGACGGGAATCCTCAGCATGGGCATCGGCCTGGGCATGCAACGCGCCATCGACCCGTCCATCCCGGCCAGGTTGATCACCGACGCGCTGCGCATGCTGCTCACCCTCGGGACGGGGCCGCTCGCCACGAAGAGTGCCGCCACTTGA
- a CDS encoding patatin-like phospholipase family protein: MGNKNGSQRRGLAIGCGGTLGAAWIVAALVAVREVLDWDPREADVLIGTSAGAELVTMLGSGVAVPELVAMQDGTSANPILTAHLRSGPGRFPPVPRPRLGSLRLPLRRTESGQRLLTAGSGLLPVGGGDASWLQQLAERLNPGRAWVPHPATWLVSMDYATGQRVPFGAPDAPTAPLGAALRASWAVPGWFPPVAIDGRRFIDGGAGSTASVDLLGPAKLDELVVLAPMASTGKIPASGPGHFLERQLRNRMSAVLDAEIAQLRATGTKVLRIDATAEDLAVMGPNFMDGRRRLDTFQHSLTSTRRAVEQGAFA, from the coding sequence ATGGGTAACAAGAACGGGTCGCAGCGACGCGGCCTGGCCATCGGCTGTGGTGGCACGCTGGGCGCCGCCTGGATCGTCGCGGCGCTCGTCGCGGTGCGCGAAGTGCTCGACTGGGATCCGCGCGAGGCCGACGTGCTGATCGGCACCTCGGCGGGCGCGGAGCTGGTCACGATGCTCGGCAGCGGTGTCGCGGTGCCGGAGCTGGTCGCGATGCAGGACGGCACCTCGGCGAACCCGATCCTCACCGCGCACCTGCGGTCCGGTCCGGGACGGTTCCCGCCCGTGCCGCGGCCGCGCCTCGGCTCGCTCCGATTGCCGTTGCGGCGCACCGAGTCCGGGCAGCGGCTGCTCACCGCAGGCAGTGGGTTGCTGCCGGTCGGCGGCGGCGACGCGAGCTGGTTGCAGCAGCTGGCCGAGCGGTTGAATCCCGGCCGGGCCTGGGTACCGCACCCGGCGACCTGGTTGGTGAGTATGGATTACGCGACGGGACAGCGGGTTCCGTTCGGCGCACCCGACGCACCGACGGCCCCGCTGGGGGCCGCGTTGCGCGCTTCGTGGGCGGTGCCCGGGTGGTTCCCGCCGGTCGCGATCGACGGCCGCCGGTTCATCGACGGCGGCGCGGGTTCGACCGCCTCGGTGGATCTGCTCGGGCCGGCGAAGCTGGACGAACTCGTCGTGCTCGCGCCGATGGCCTCGACCGGGAAGATCCCCGCGAGCGGGCCGGGTCACTTCCTCGAACGGCAGCTGCGCAATCGCATGAGTGCCGTGCTCGATGCGGAGATCGCCCAGCTGCGCGCCACCGGTACCAAGGTGCTGCGCATCGACGCCACCGCCGAGGATCTCGCGGTCATGGGCCCCAATTTCATGGACGGCCGCCGCCGTCTCGACACCTTCCAGCACAGCCTGACCAGCACGCGCCGTGCGGTCGAACAAGGAGCCTTCGCATGA
- a CDS encoding SDR family oxidoreductase — MRILGHGYPGIDLKGARVLITGAGRGIGQSTAELFAAEGAEVVIADVDTAAAETAAAAMGAAAVELDVRSRGQWDKVIADLGHVDILVNNAGVMPAGAFLDEPDVVGQATMDINVWGLIHGMRAVTPGMIERGRGHIVNVASLAGKIPVAGLAVYNASKFAAVGLSAATRLEFAPQGVSVSCVLPSAVRTRLSSGLTLGHGMPTVDPEDVAAAIVRTVDTRKAEIAVPNYLGPIDVALAAAPERAVRLVRRLFDGDRALHPADEKTRAEYEAQVRDIS, encoded by the coding sequence ATGAGAATTCTCGGTCACGGTTACCCCGGCATCGATCTGAAAGGCGCGCGGGTGCTGATCACCGGCGCCGGCCGGGGCATCGGGCAGTCCACCGCGGAACTGTTCGCGGCCGAGGGCGCCGAGGTGGTGATCGCCGATGTCGATACCGCCGCCGCCGAAACCGCCGCTGCCGCAATGGGTGCCGCTGCCGTCGAGCTCGACGTGCGTTCCCGGGGCCAGTGGGACAAGGTGATCGCCGATCTGGGCCACGTCGACATCCTCGTCAACAACGCGGGTGTGATGCCCGCGGGCGCGTTCCTGGACGAGCCGGATGTGGTGGGGCAGGCCACGATGGATATCAACGTGTGGGGTCTGATCCACGGCATGCGCGCGGTCACGCCCGGCATGATCGAGCGCGGCCGCGGCCATATCGTCAACGTGGCCTCGCTGGCGGGCAAGATCCCGGTGGCCGGCCTCGCCGTCTACAACGCGAGCAAGTTCGCCGCTGTAGGCCTTTCCGCCGCAACGCGTTTGGAGTTCGCACCGCAGGGCGTCAGCGTCAGCTGCGTGCTGCCCTCCGCGGTGCGTACCCGGCTGTCCTCCGGCCTGACCCTCGGCCACGGCATGCCCACCGTCGATCCCGAGGATGTCGCCGCCGCCATCGTGCGCACCGTCGACACCCGCAAGGCCGAGATCGCCGTCCCCAACTACCTCGGCCCCATCGACGTCGCCCTCGCCGCCGCCCCCGAACGCGCCGTCCGCCTGGTCCGCCGCCTCTTCGACGGCGACCGCGCCCTGCACCCCGCCGACGAGAAGACCCGCGCCGAATACGAAGCGCAGGTCCGCGACATCAGCTGA
- a CDS encoding lipase family protein produces MLSIVSIGLVGLPATTAQPLYPTPDPDVFYSAPANLADLKPGDVVRSRKIDTGPYVGTEGWQVAFRSTNSQSKPVMGVTTVLLPLGVKNPPLVSYQALINSLGTQCNPSRSLFNGELQDAVGAMLPIGRGWAVSLPDYLGPTSAYGAARLSGMMTLDSVKAVQKVTELGLGNSPVAIAGYSGGGMATAWAAALQPTYAPDLKLTAAVAGGIPADLEEMAMALGFAPHPGFGLAFAAAMGLEREYPERLPVSDQLNENGLWFREFTHDACRRFLLFHGAFRNAEQMAASKSLMDSPVAHQVLRENSLRYYDGVPSIPTFIWQGRFDEMTFFPPVEEVVDRYCKAGARVEFRPYEIAEHLTTAAAGFVEAWNYVEARFRGDPAPTTC; encoded by the coding sequence ATGTTGAGCATCGTCTCGATAGGCCTGGTCGGCCTGCCCGCGACGACCGCTCAGCCGCTGTACCCCACCCCTGACCCGGATGTGTTCTACAGTGCGCCAGCGAATTTGGCGGACCTGAAACCCGGTGATGTCGTGCGTTCCCGCAAGATCGACACCGGCCCGTACGTCGGGACCGAGGGCTGGCAGGTCGCCTTCCGGTCCACCAATTCCCAGAGCAAGCCGGTCATGGGCGTGACCACGGTGCTGCTGCCGCTCGGCGTCAAGAACCCGCCGCTGGTCTCCTACCAGGCGCTCATCAACTCCCTTGGCACCCAGTGCAACCCGTCTCGCTCGCTGTTCAACGGCGAACTCCAGGACGCGGTCGGCGCGATGCTGCCGATCGGGCGCGGCTGGGCGGTCTCGCTGCCCGACTACCTCGGCCCCACCTCGGCTTACGGCGCCGCCCGGCTCAGCGGCATGATGACGCTGGACAGCGTCAAGGCCGTGCAGAAGGTGACCGAACTCGGGCTCGGCAATTCGCCTGTCGCCATTGCGGGTTACTCCGGCGGCGGCATGGCCACCGCATGGGCGGCCGCGTTGCAACCCACGTACGCCCCCGACCTGAAGCTCACCGCGGCGGTCGCGGGCGGTATCCCCGCCGATCTCGAGGAGATGGCGATGGCGCTGGGCTTCGCGCCGCATCCCGGCTTCGGCCTGGCCTTCGCCGCCGCGATGGGACTGGAACGCGAATACCCGGAGCGGCTGCCGGTGTCGGATCAGCTCAACGAAAACGGTTTGTGGTTCCGGGAATTCACCCACGACGCCTGCCGCCGGTTCCTGCTGTTCCACGGCGCTTTCCGCAACGCCGAGCAGATGGCCGCGTCGAAGAGCCTGATGGACAGCCCGGTCGCGCATCAGGTGCTGCGGGAGAACAGCCTGCGCTACTACGACGGCGTCCCCAGCATCCCCACCTTCATCTGGCAGGGTCGCTTCGATGAAATGACCTTCTTCCCACCAGTCGAGGAGGTCGTCGACCGCTACTGCAAGGCAGGCGCCCGAGTCGAATTCCGCCCGTACGAGATCGCCGAACACCTGACCACCGCCGCCGCGGGCTTCGTCGAGGCCTGGAACTACGTGGAAGCCCGCTTCCGCGGCGACCCCGCCCCCACCACCTGCTGA
- a CDS encoding indolepyruvate ferredoxin oxidoreductase family protein, translating into MTELADHDLIPAPYDLADRYRVGAGTVVLTGVQAIARQLVEQHVRDLRAGRRVGTFVSGYQGSPLGGVDKMLSGMPNVLAEHDIAFVPGLNEELAATSVWGSQADLPAGAATHDGVVGVWYGKGPGLDRATDALRHANMYGANARGGVLLLVGDDPASKSSTVPAVSERSLAAMGIPVLFPRNAREIITMGLHGVALSRASGCLVALKIVADVADGAWTVEGNVGDIDITVPEITWEGRPFSYLQRPMAAPTDSVIAEADLYGPRWETVKAYSTLNELDVIEVNPAQATIGIAATGTTFDAVRQALIDLGVDDEALMRAGVRLLRIGMPYPIAPERVRQFAKGLTRLVVVEDKTAFIETQLREILYGTADAPEIIGKRDAAGRPLFSQDGELTTGRIAKPLCRALDGFVDMKRPLPQPLSLAVLPAKRAAYFCSGCPHNRSTAVPEGSLAGGGIGCHTMVTMSGREDSKVTGLTQMGGEGAQWIGQAPFTDVPHLFQNIGDGTYFHSGQLAVQACVAAKVNITFKLLYNDVVAMTGAQDAEGALAVPRLTHKLATEGVAQIIICADEPKKYRKRDLAAGTRLWHRDRLDEAQRILREIPGVTVLIYDQHCAADARRQRKRGTLPVRQTRVVINEAVCEGCGDCGVKSNCLSVQPVDTEFGRKTRIDQTSCNTDYSCLDGDCPSFVTVELPDPGKAKKRKSTQRPTPPVLPDLRQDPPTTTQNVFLAGIGGTGIVTVNQVLATAALRAGYDVASLDQIGLSQKAGPVVSHLRFVAGELEPANRLTPGSADCIVAFDLLTATDNKNLAYGSKETTLSVASTSKTPTGDMVYDKSVQYPETPALLSRLDQASRDLRSFDALGAAEVLFGNTAAANFLMVGAAYQLGGLRLPAAAIEEAIEINGVAVNANIAAFRWGRVAIARPDEFAAAIGRPQPEHAEIKVPADLFDTLTATGETRRLIELRAAELIGFQGVRVARDYVTTMQRVWTAQEQVTGRTEFSEQAARGLFKFTAYKDEYEVARQLIDPAFLNQVADQLPEGTNLTYKLHPPILRAMGRKKKIGIGPRGHLALKVLAKGKRLRGTKFDIFGYAHVRRVERELLAHYTEMVLALAGSLDEASYDRAVQAAALADTVRGYEGVKLANVEVYRNSLRDLGIEPPQV; encoded by the coding sequence ATGACCGAGCTCGCCGATCACGACCTGATCCCGGCTCCGTATGACCTCGCCGACCGTTACCGCGTCGGCGCGGGCACCGTTGTCCTCACTGGCGTCCAGGCGATTGCCCGACAGCTGGTAGAGCAGCACGTGCGCGATCTGCGCGCGGGGCGCCGGGTCGGCACCTTCGTTTCGGGATACCAGGGCAGCCCGCTCGGCGGCGTCGACAAGATGCTCAGCGGCATGCCGAATGTGCTGGCCGAGCACGACATCGCGTTCGTCCCCGGCCTGAACGAGGAACTCGCGGCCACCTCGGTGTGGGGGAGTCAGGCCGACCTGCCGGCCGGTGCGGCCACGCACGACGGCGTCGTCGGCGTCTGGTACGGCAAGGGCCCCGGCCTTGACCGCGCGACGGATGCGTTGCGGCACGCCAATATGTACGGCGCGAACGCGCGCGGCGGCGTGCTGCTGCTCGTCGGCGACGACCCGGCCTCCAAGTCTTCGACCGTGCCCGCGGTGAGCGAACGCTCGCTGGCCGCGATGGGCATTCCGGTGCTGTTCCCGCGCAACGCCCGCGAGATCATCACGATGGGTCTGCACGGGGTCGCGCTGTCGCGCGCCTCCGGCTGCCTGGTTGCGCTGAAGATCGTCGCCGATGTGGCCGACGGCGCCTGGACGGTCGAGGGCAACGTGGGCGACATCGACATCACGGTGCCCGAGATCACCTGGGAGGGGCGCCCGTTCAGCTACCTGCAGCGTCCGATGGCCGCGCCGACCGACAGCGTGATCGCCGAGGCGGATCTGTACGGGCCGCGCTGGGAGACGGTCAAGGCGTACAGCACGCTCAACGAACTCGATGTGATCGAGGTGAACCCGGCCCAGGCCACGATCGGGATCGCCGCCACCGGAACGACTTTCGACGCGGTGCGGCAGGCCCTGATCGACCTGGGGGTGGACGACGAGGCGCTCATGCGGGCCGGGGTCCGGCTGCTGCGCATCGGCATGCCGTATCCGATTGCGCCGGAACGGGTCCGGCAGTTCGCCAAGGGGCTCACCCGGCTGGTGGTGGTCGAGGACAAGACCGCGTTCATCGAGACGCAGCTGCGTGAAATCCTCTACGGCACCGCCGATGCCCCCGAGATCATCGGTAAGCGCGACGCCGCGGGCCGCCCGCTGTTCAGTCAGGACGGCGAGCTCACCACCGGCCGGATCGCCAAGCCGCTGTGCCGCGCGCTCGACGGTTTCGTGGACATGAAACGACCGCTGCCGCAGCCGTTGTCGCTGGCCGTGCTGCCCGCCAAGCGCGCCGCCTACTTCTGCAGCGGCTGCCCGCACAACCGCTCGACCGCCGTGCCGGAGGGCTCGCTGGCGGGCGGCGGCATCGGCTGCCACACCATGGTGACCATGTCCGGTCGCGAGGACAGCAAGGTCACCGGCCTCACCCAGATGGGCGGCGAAGGCGCGCAGTGGATCGGTCAGGCGCCGTTCACCGACGTGCCGCACCTGTTCCAGAACATCGGCGACGGAACGTATTTCCACTCCGGCCAGCTCGCCGTGCAGGCGTGTGTCGCGGCCAAGGTGAACATCACCTTCAAGCTGCTCTACAACGACGTCGTCGCGATGACCGGCGCGCAGGACGCCGAGGGCGCGCTCGCGGTGCCGCGGCTGACGCACAAGCTCGCCACCGAGGGCGTCGCGCAGATCATCATCTGCGCCGACGAGCCGAAGAAGTACCGCAAGCGTGACCTGGCCGCGGGCACCCGGTTGTGGCACCGCGACCGGCTCGACGAAGCGCAGCGCATCCTGCGCGAGATCCCCGGCGTCACCGTGCTCATCTACGACCAGCACTGCGCCGCCGACGCGCGTCGTCAGCGCAAGCGGGGCACCCTGCCGGTACGCCAGACCCGGGTGGTCATCAACGAGGCGGTCTGCGAGGGCTGCGGTGACTGCGGCGTGAAGAGCAACTGCCTGTCGGTGCAGCCGGTGGACACCGAGTTCGGCCGGAAGACCCGGATCGATCAGACCTCGTGCAACACCGATTACAGCTGCCTCGACGGCGACTGCCCGTCCTTCGTCACGGTGGAACTGCCCGATCCCGGGAAAGCCAAGAAGCGCAAGAGCACTCAGCGTCCCACCCCGCCCGTGCTGCCCGACCTCCGGCAGGATCCGCCGACCACGACGCAGAACGTCTTCCTGGCCGGCATCGGCGGCACCGGCATCGTCACCGTGAACCAGGTGCTGGCGACCGCGGCGCTGCGCGCGGGCTACGACGTGGCGAGCCTCGACCAGATCGGGCTCAGCCAGAAGGCGGGCCCCGTCGTCTCGCACCTGCGGTTCGTCGCGGGCGAACTGGAGCCCGCGAACCGGCTGACCCCCGGCTCCGCGGACTGCATCGTCGCCTTCGACCTGCTCACCGCGACCGACAACAAGAACCTGGCCTACGGGTCGAAGGAGACCACGCTCTCGGTCGCCTCCACCAGCAAGACCCCGACCGGGGACATGGTCTACGACAAGTCGGTGCAGTACCCGGAGACGCCCGCGCTGCTGTCCCGGCTCGACCAGGCCTCGCGGGACCTGCGTTCGTTCGACGCGCTCGGCGCGGCGGAGGTGCTGTTCGGCAACACCGCGGCGGCCAACTTCCTGATGGTCGGCGCCGCCTACCAGCTCGGCGGCCTGCGGCTGCCGGCGGCGGCGATCGAGGAGGCCATCGAGATCAACGGGGTCGCCGTGAACGCGAACATCGCGGCCTTCCGGTGGGGCCGGGTCGCGATCGCCCGCCCGGACGAGTTCGCCGCGGCGATCGGCCGTCCGCAGCCCGAACACGCCGAGATCAAGGTTCCGGCAGACCTTTTCGACACGCTGACCGCCACCGGTGAGACCCGGCGGCTGATCGAGCTGCGCGCCGCGGAGCTGATCGGGTTCCAGGGTGTCCGGGTCGCCCGGGACTACGTGACGACGATGCAGCGGGTGTGGACGGCGCAGGAGCAGGTCACCGGACGTACCGAGTTCAGTGAGCAGGCGGCGCGGGGTCTGTTCAAGTTCACCGCGTACAAGGACGAGTACGAGGTCGCGCGGCAGTTGATCGACCCGGCCTTCCTGAACCAGGTGGCGGATCAGCTGCCCGAGGGCACCAACCTCACCTACAAGCTGCACCCCCCGATCCTGCGCGCCATGGGCCGCAAGAAGAAGATCGGCATCGGGCCGCGCGGGCATCTCGCCCTCAAGGTCCTGGCCAAGGGAAAGCGGCTGCGCGGCACCAAGTTCGACATCTTCGGCTACGCGCACGTCCGTCGCGTCGAGCGGGAACTGCTGGCGCATTACACGGAAATGGTGCTGGCACTGGCGGGTTCGCTCGACGAGGCGAGCTACGACCGCGCGGTCCAGGCCGCCGCGCTGGCCGACACGGTGCGTGGCTACGAGGGCGTCAAGCTCGCCAATGTGGAGGTGTACCGAAACAGCCTGCGCGACCTGGGCATCGAGCCGCCGCAGGTGTGA
- a CDS encoding helix-turn-helix transcriptional regulator: MNALQLSQGIEATATTTAFAHPSLRDYLDPADGRWAGLFAAPLRLEFAEYDELGVRHDTEGAPIVLPVHTECQAEQLRSIRARHAMTLLVAVTNDVTGHSTYLAIRAGANFVINLAISIERQAEVLRARLLDHVSAQPRRPRPPVLGAVPDRATAAREPRPARDAVPAAPNGLRAATPINRPELDEFDARLLRMLKTSMTVAEIARQNYLSERSMYRRIRNLYDVLGVSGRNDLVNSGAHDHPRAPLTVLRG, translated from the coding sequence ATGAACGCTTTGCAGCTGAGTCAGGGCATCGAGGCGACGGCCACGACCACCGCGTTCGCGCATCCGAGCCTGCGCGACTATCTGGATCCGGCGGACGGGCGGTGGGCCGGTCTGTTCGCCGCACCGTTGCGGCTCGAGTTCGCCGAGTACGACGAGTTGGGCGTCCGTCACGACACCGAGGGGGCGCCGATCGTGCTCCCCGTGCACACCGAGTGCCAGGCCGAACAGCTGCGCTCGATTCGGGCGCGGCACGCCATGACCCTGCTCGTCGCGGTCACCAACGACGTCACCGGTCATTCGACCTACCTGGCGATCCGGGCCGGCGCCAACTTCGTCATCAACCTCGCGATCTCGATCGAGCGGCAAGCCGAGGTCCTGCGCGCCCGGCTGCTCGACCATGTCAGCGCGCAGCCGAGAAGGCCGCGTCCGCCGGTCCTGGGCGCGGTACCCGATCGCGCCACCGCCGCTCGCGAACCGCGCCCCGCCCGCGACGCAGTGCCCGCCGCCCCGAACGGCCTGCGCGCCGCCACGCCGATCAACCGACCCGAGCTGGACGAATTCGACGCCCGCCTCCTGCGGATGCTGAAGACCTCGATGACCGTCGCCGAAATCGCCCGGCAGAACTACCTTTCGGAGCGGTCCATGTACCGCCGCATCCGTAATCTCTACGACGTCCTGGGCGTCTCGGGGCGCAACGATCTGGTGAACTCGGGTGCGCACGACCATCCCCGGGCTCCGCTCACCGTGCTTCGCGGCTGA
- a CDS encoding DUF2283 domain-containing protein, whose product MNPDLIDYVTWDDQHNVAYLALRQNTAGPRYAARTLPVQDSTDNEVVAALDFGADGELIGIELLRADSQLSAALKAKARTASETE is encoded by the coding sequence ATGAACCCCGACCTCATCGACTACGTGACCTGGGACGACCAGCACAACGTTGCCTACCTCGCACTACGGCAGAACACCGCCGGCCCGCGCTACGCCGCACGAACCCTCCCGGTCCAAGACAGCACGGACAACGAGGTGGTAGCCGCACTCGACTTCGGCGCGGACGGCGAACTGATCGGCATCGAACTCCTGCGAGCCGACTCACAGTTGAGCGCCGCACTGAAGGCGAAGGCGCGCACAGCATCCGAAACGGAGTGA
- a CDS encoding ABC transporter permease, producing the protein MATTAPHQGLEIRPRRDQPSLWHVTATELSRMRRGFIGWFVILVPIVLTVPLYPMSLASPEGKSGHAWMVFRDVTLEGWGVLIPMTAALLAALSVRADQDAWRLLFSYAVPRTKYLLGKYFALAALSAVSTTLLAALLCVGAALGGRLGSSIGTIVAASFLPWLAGLGCAAVALVVSMVWGLGPTIAIGVVGMMSGMLIADKTWWMAVPFAWPMRVILPLAGIGPNGVPLPADSPVRDHGVILPAIALSFGLAAVVLALGSAHLERKEI; encoded by the coding sequence ATGGCCACCACCGCACCACATCAGGGGCTCGAAATACGCCCCAGGCGGGACCAACCCAGCCTGTGGCACGTCACGGCGACCGAACTGTCCAGGATGCGGCGCGGCTTCATCGGCTGGTTCGTGATCCTGGTGCCCATCGTCCTCACCGTTCCGCTCTATCCGATGTCGCTGGCTTCGCCGGAGGGCAAGTCCGGCCACGCGTGGATGGTGTTTCGCGACGTCACGCTCGAAGGTTGGGGCGTCCTCATTCCGATGACGGCTGCTCTGCTCGCCGCGCTCTCGGTGCGGGCCGACCAGGATGCCTGGCGGCTGCTCTTCTCGTATGCGGTACCGCGAACGAAGTACCTGCTGGGCAAGTACTTCGCGTTGGCCGCATTGTCCGCGGTCTCGACGACACTCCTGGCGGCACTGCTGTGTGTCGGTGCGGCGCTCGGCGGTCGGCTCGGCAGCAGCATCGGGACCATCGTCGCGGCGAGCTTCCTGCCTTGGCTGGCGGGATTGGGTTGTGCTGCAGTGGCTTTGGTCGTCTCGATGGTGTGGGGTCTCGGGCCGACCATCGCGATCGGCGTAGTCGGCATGATGAGCGGCATGCTCATCGCGGACAAGACGTGGTGGATGGCGGTGCCGTTCGCCTGGCCGATGCGCGTCATCCTCCCGTTGGCCGGCATCGGACCCAACGGAGTTCCGCTGCCCGCCGATAGCCCGGTCCGCGATCACGGGGTGATTCTCCCCGCGATCGCCCTGTCGTTCGGACTGGCGGCGGTTGTCCTGGCGCTGGGTTCGGCGCACCTCGAGCGCAAGGAGATCTGA
- a CDS encoding ABC transporter ATP-binding protein, which produces MSALEVSQLHKHYGKHRALDGVELSVRTGEVYGLLGPNGAGKSTLMKTVLGLQRPTSGHIQLFGRPYHRAQLVDVGALIETPGLWPKLDALTHLRIHAKLRGVPEAWIDEALAVVQLNDVRDRKIQAFSLGMRWRLGIAIALLARPKLLLLDEPTNGLDPVGIREMRGIIRSLAANGTTVFISSHQLSEIAQVCDRVAVLVAGKTRYEGTLEGIAGDGDLEAGFFRILESCDSRIR; this is translated from the coding sequence GTGTCGGCGTTGGAAGTCTCGCAACTGCACAAGCATTACGGAAAACATCGCGCGCTCGACGGCGTGGAGCTGTCGGTCCGAACGGGCGAGGTCTATGGTCTGCTCGGCCCCAACGGCGCAGGCAAGTCCACCCTGATGAAGACCGTGCTGGGGCTGCAGCGGCCGACCAGCGGACACATCCAACTGTTCGGCCGGCCCTACCACCGGGCGCAGTTGGTCGATGTCGGCGCGCTGATCGAGACTCCAGGACTGTGGCCGAAGCTGGACGCACTGACCCATCTACGCATCCACGCGAAGCTGCGCGGCGTGCCCGAGGCCTGGATCGATGAGGCGCTGGCCGTGGTGCAACTGAACGACGTGCGGGATCGCAAGATTCAAGCCTTCTCGCTCGGTATGCGCTGGCGGCTCGGCATCGCCATCGCATTACTCGCGCGACCGAAGTTGTTGCTGCTCGACGAGCCGACCAACGGACTCGACCCGGTGGGCATCCGGGAGATGCGCGGGATCATCCGTTCGCTCGCTGCCAACGGCACCACGGTGTTTATTTCCAGTCACCAGCTGTCCGAGATCGCGCAGGTGTGTGACCGAGTTGCGGTGCTGGTAGCGGGAAAAACCCGCTACGAGGGAACGCTGGAGGGCATCGCGGGCGACGGTGATCTCGAAGCAGGATTCTTCCGCATCCTCGAATCCTGTGATTCGCGTATTCGCTGA